A single genomic interval of Desulfuromonas sp. harbors:
- a CDS encoding DUF3108 domain-containing protein, with protein sequence MTFSILTRCLVLLFAALLLAAPAAAETQPAEIPQGPASLESLVGESLSYDIAFLWFDRLAKGRLSFSAAEEPNTYRAVLEARTLGVAAWLTRDQVQRYVSLMELTPEGRLRPLVYESHVIKKKKKKRIDRVKKYTFDYEGQEIGYQQFRKGKLAKEKTFPLPDDKDVQYILTAFFNFRIGVYGPVEAGGRYVIPTMRRQEVSEIVIEMLRPELWRDHRFFPRGGLLGQVTVDPEVFDTGGGSVFVWFDAKGRPARGIVENIIGLGDVRGKLRR encoded by the coding sequence ATGACATTCTCGATCCTGACACGATGCCTTGTTCTGCTCTTTGCGGCCCTTTTGCTGGCTGCACCTGCGGCCGCGGAGACGCAACCGGCAGAGATTCCCCAGGGCCCCGCATCCCTGGAATCCCTGGTGGGGGAGTCCCTGAGCTACGACATTGCCTTTCTCTGGTTTGACCGGCTCGCCAAAGGGCGCCTTTCCTTCTCCGCCGCGGAGGAGCCCAACACCTATCGGGCGGTTCTCGAAGCCCGGACCCTGGGAGTGGCCGCCTGGCTGACCCGGGACCAGGTCCAGCGCTACGTCTCCCTCATGGAGTTGACCCCGGAGGGGCGCCTGCGCCCCCTCGTTTATGAATCCCACGTCATCAAGAAGAAGAAAAAAAAGCGCATCGACCGCGTAAAGAAGTACACCTTCGACTACGAGGGCCAAGAGATCGGCTATCAGCAGTTCCGCAAGGGCAAGCTCGCCAAAGAGAAGACCTTCCCCTTGCCGGACGACAAAGATGTACAGTACATTCTGACCGCGTTCTTCAACTTCCGCATCGGGGTGTACGGACCCGTCGAGGCCGGCGGGCGCTATGTGATTCCCACCATGCGTCGCCAGGAGGTCTCGGAAATCGTCATTGAGATGCTCCGTCCCGAGCTGTGGCGGGACCACCGTTTCTTCCCCCGGGGAGGGCTGCTCGGTCAGGTGACGGTCGATCCCGAGGTGTTCGACACGGGTGGCGGTTCGGTATTCGTCTGGTTCGACGCCAAAGGGCGGCCGGCCCGCGGGATCGTCGAGAATATCATCGGCCTGGGGGATGTCAGAGGAAAACTGCGGCGATGA